In uncultured Propionivibrio sp., the sequence TCCGTTGACGTCGGTGAGCGGCGATTGATCGTTGCAGCGATTCTGACTTTCGAGCCGGACAGGGGCGTCAATTTTTTCAGCGTTGCGCCGCGACTGCTGATATCGCTCGACGACCTTGAGGCGACCGGCCTGGTGCAGCAAGGAAGTCGCATCAACTATCGTTTGCTGGTGGCTGGTGAGGAGCGTCGTGTCAAGGCCTTGCGCAGCCATGTCGGCGCTGATCTGGGGCGTGGCGAACGCATCGAGGATGCGGAGAATGCCCGTCCGGAAATCCGCGCGGCGCTTGAGCGTGCGCAAAAATTTCTCGGTATCGCCGCGATGCTGAGTGTGGTGCTCGCTGCCGTGGCTATCGCATTGGCATCGCGACGCTATGTGCAGCGACACCTGGATCCGTGCGCCATCATGCGCTGTCTCGGTGCAACGCAATCATTCCTGTTGGGCGTCTATGTCACGCAGTTTGCGCTGATGGCGAGTATCTCGACGGTGATCGGTTGCCTGATCGGTTATGCCGCACATTTCGTTCTGCATGTGGCGTTGGCGCAGCTATTGGCAAGTACCTTGCCCTTGCCCGGCGCGATGCCGGCGTTACAAGGCGTGCTGGTCGGGTTCGTGCTGCTTTTCGGTTTTTCCTTGCCACCGGTGTGGCAACTCAAGCGGGTACCGACGTTGCGTGTTCTGCGTCGCGAATTCCTTGAGCGCGGATTGCCGCCGGCGCGCTTGCTCGCCGGTTATGCCGCGGGCTTTCTCGGATTGGCCGGTCTGATCGTCTGGATTGCCGGCGACCGCGTACTTGGTTTTACCATCGTCTTCGGTTTTGTTGGCGCGATGCTGGTTTTTGCGTTGGTCGCGCGATTCTGTGTCTTTCTTCTTTCACTGATGCGTGGAGGAACGGTCGGGCGTGTTGGCTGGCGTTTCGGGCTGGCCAGTCTGGAGCGGCATGCGCTGGCCAGCGTGGTGCAGATCGTTGCGCTGGCCTTGGGCCTGATGGCGCTTTTCCTGCTGACCGCCATTCGCGGTGACTTGCTTGCCGCGTGGCAGCGGGCTGTTCCGATCGATGCGCCGAATCGTTTTGTCATCAACATTCAGCCCGAGCAACTGGACGGCGTACGGGAATTGTTCGCCCGACATCAGTTGGTGCCGGTGTTTTCTCCTATGATTCGCGGGCGCCTGACAGGCCTCAATGGCGCGCCTGTCGGACCTGAGAAATACGTGGACGAGCGGGCAAAGCGCCTCGTTGATCGGGAGTTCAATCTGTCCTATCAAGCCGATCTGCCGGCTGGCAATCGTGTGACGGCGGGACGATGGTTTGACCGGCGTGATAACGGTCGTGGATTGGCTTCGGTGGAGGAAGGGCTGGCAAAGACCTTGGGGTTGAAGGTCGGCGATCGCCTTGAGTTCACGATTGCCGGCGAACGTGTCGAGGTCGAGGTGGTGGGGTTGCGTAAGCTCAATTGGGACTCGATGCGCGTCAACTTCTTTGTCCTGACGCCACCAAAAGTGCTCGATGATTTTCCGGCCAGTTGGATTACCAGCTTCCATCTGGCGCCAGAGCAGTCCGGCGTGGTCAATGCGCTGGTGTCATCGTTCCCGAATCTCTCCGTGATCGACGTGGCCGCCATCGTCAGCCAGTTGCAGGCGATCATCTATCGGGTGGCGCAGGCGGTCCAATTCGTCTTTCTGTTTG encodes:
- a CDS encoding FtsX-like permease family protein, whose amino-acid sequence is MKSRRFMGFRFFGFALQMLRRDFHAGELRLLVAALIVSVAAITAVGFFTDRVRQALARDANQLLGADLLLISDHPWSGATRAVIESSGLQMAETQTFPSMVMAERRESVRTQLAEVKAVSSAYPLRGRLRTASGVHRADAPADGTPEPGTAWVDERLASALSVGVGDSVDVGERRLIVAAILTFEPDRGVNFFSVAPRLLISLDDLEATGLVQQGSRINYRLLVAGEERRVKALRSHVGADLGRGERIEDAENARPEIRAALERAQKFLGIAAMLSVVLAAVAIALASRRYVQRHLDPCAIMRCLGATQSFLLGVYVTQFALMASISTVIGCLIGYAAHFVLHVALAQLLASTLPLPGAMPALQGVLVGFVLLFGFSLPPVWQLKRVPTLRVLRREFLERGLPPARLLAGYAAGFLGLAGLIVWIAGDRVLGFTIVFGFVGAMLVFALVARFCVFLLSLMRGGTVGRVGWRFGLASLERHALASVVQIVALALGLMALFLLTAIRGDLLAAWQRAVPIDAPNRFVINIQPEQLDGVRELFARHQLVPVFSPMIRGRLTGLNGAPVGPEKYVDERAKRLVDREFNLSYQADLPAGNRVTAGRWFDRRDNGRGLASVEEGLAKTLGLKVGDRLEFTIAGERVEVEVVGLRKLNWDSMRVNFFVLTPPKVLDDFPASWITSFHLAPEQSGVVNALVSSFPNLSVIDVAAIVSQLQAIIYRVAQAVQFVFLFALAAGVIVLYAALASAAQERRYELAVMRALGARRVQLRMAMSAEFAAIGGLAGLVGALGAIVVGQVLAQRAFQLEVPVAYWLLPVGFVGGALLVTGVGWLAVTRLTSAPPLATLRAGG